The following are from one region of the Chromobacterium phragmitis genome:
- a CDS encoding acyl-CoA dehydrogenase C-terminal domain-containing protein gives MPAYKAPLRDFDFVLNELIKVQDIIPMLPGYEEATQDIFSAYLEQAAQFCESELAPLNRQGDEEGCHYDSATKSVTTPAGFKEAYKQYCELGFPTLDCDPAYGGQGLPKSLGFPIMEMQCSANVAWSMYPGLSHGAYSAIHAHGTEEQKAFYLPRLVDGSWTGTMCLTEPHCGTDLGLLKSKAEPQGDGSFRISGTKIFISAGEHDLSENIIHLVLARLPDAPKDVKGISLFIVPKYLADGSRNAVACGSLEHKMGIKANATAVINLDGAQGWLIGEANKGLSCMFTMMNAARLGCGMQGLGLGEASFQGALAYARERLQMRALNGAKCPDKAADPIIVHPDVRRMLLTQKAYTEAGRALAGLLALQLDIEDKHPDASVRADAADLVALLTPVAKAFMTDNGFAAANHGVQVLGGHGYIREWGMEQLVRDARISQIYEGTNGIQAIDLLGRKVLLDQGAKLRKFTKLIHKFCQQHEGHPQLGEFVNPLSKLMKEVGELTMGVGMASLQDKDEAGAAASDYLRLIGHLTYAWLWARMAEVSYARLGHGDDAFYHAKIATARFYYAKLLPEAEALKASIKTGAKPLMALEEAHFAF, from the coding sequence ATGCCTGCTTACAAAGCCCCGCTGCGCGATTTTGACTTCGTTCTCAACGAGCTGATCAAGGTACAGGACATCATCCCCATGTTGCCGGGTTATGAAGAGGCGACACAGGATATCTTCAGCGCCTATCTGGAACAGGCCGCCCAGTTCTGCGAGTCCGAACTCGCGCCGCTCAACCGCCAGGGCGATGAGGAAGGCTGTCATTACGACAGCGCTACCAAGTCCGTCACCACCCCAGCCGGTTTCAAGGAAGCGTACAAGCAATATTGCGAGCTGGGCTTCCCCACGCTGGACTGCGACCCGGCCTACGGCGGCCAGGGCTTGCCCAAGAGTCTCGGCTTTCCCATCATGGAAATGCAGTGCTCGGCCAACGTCGCCTGGTCGATGTATCCCGGCCTGTCCCACGGCGCCTACTCGGCCATCCACGCCCACGGCACAGAAGAACAGAAAGCGTTTTACTTGCCCAGATTGGTGGACGGCAGCTGGACCGGCACCATGTGCCTGACCGAGCCCCACTGCGGCACCGACCTCGGCCTACTCAAATCCAAGGCGGAACCGCAGGGTGACGGCAGCTTCCGTATCAGCGGCACCAAGATCTTCATCTCCGCCGGCGAGCACGACCTGTCGGAAAACATCATCCACCTGGTACTGGCCCGCTTGCCGGACGCCCCCAAAGACGTGAAGGGCATCTCGCTGTTCATCGTGCCCAAATACCTGGCCGACGGCAGCCGAAACGCCGTCGCCTGCGGTAGCCTGGAGCACAAGATGGGCATCAAGGCCAACGCCACCGCGGTGATCAATCTGGACGGCGCGCAAGGCTGGCTGATCGGCGAAGCCAACAAGGGCCTGTCCTGCATGTTCACCATGATGAACGCCGCCCGCCTGGGCTGCGGCATGCAGGGACTGGGCCTGGGCGAGGCCTCGTTCCAGGGCGCGCTGGCCTACGCCCGCGAACGTCTGCAGATGCGCGCGCTGAACGGCGCCAAGTGCCCGGACAAAGCAGCCGACCCCATCATCGTCCACCCCGACGTGCGCCGCATGTTGCTGACGCAGAAGGCCTATACCGAAGCCGGCCGCGCGCTGGCCGGCCTGCTGGCGCTGCAACTGGACATCGAGGACAAGCATCCCGACGCATCCGTCCGCGCCGACGCCGCCGATCTGGTGGCGCTGCTGACCCCGGTGGCCAAGGCCTTCATGACCGACAACGGCTTCGCCGCCGCCAACCACGGCGTGCAGGTGCTCGGCGGCCATGGCTACATCCGCGAATGGGGCATGGAGCAACTGGTGCGCGACGCGCGCATCTCCCAGATATACGAAGGCACCAACGGCATCCAGGCGATCGACTTGCTTGGCCGCAAGGTCTTGTTGGACCAGGGCGCCAAGCTGCGCAAGTTCACCAAGCTGATCCACAAGTTCTGCCAGCAGCACGAAGGACATCCGCAATTGGGAGAATTCGTCAATCCGCTGTCCAAACTGATGAAGGAAGTGGGCGAACTGACCATGGGCGTGGGCATGGCCAGCCTGCAGGACAAGGATGAGGCCGGCGCGGCCGCCTCCGACTACCTGCGCCTGATCGGCCACCTGACCTACGCCTGGCTGTGGGCGCGGATGGCGGAGGTATCCTACGCCCGGCTGGGCCACGGCGACGACGCGTTCTACCACGCCAAGATCGCCACCGCCCGCTTCTACTACGCCAAGCTGCTGCCGGAGGCCGAAGCGCTGAAGGCCAGCATCAAGACCGGAGCCAAGCCACTGATGGCATTGGAAGAAGCGCATTTCGCTTTCTGA
- a CDS encoding DUF2062 domain-containing protein, whose amino-acid sequence MTWLKRKMRRFSAARHDWFARPGMRQLAPYLDRPAYWSFNRRKVAMGVAVGLYSGVMPGFTQKATALVLALMLRVNLPAAMVVSLYSNPLTVLPLYYLAYCYGRWLLGSDAGATMTAPPGLLALGPAAWARQTLGWLMELGWPLLVGMPALGVTLGAAGYLATRVLWRWAVVSAWKNRKAKCGSH is encoded by the coding sequence ATGACCTGGCTTAAACGCAAGATGCGCCGCTTTTCCGCGGCGCGGCACGACTGGTTCGCCCGTCCGGGCATGAGGCAGCTGGCCCCGTATCTGGATCGGCCGGCTTATTGGTCCTTCAACCGTCGCAAGGTGGCGATGGGGGTGGCGGTGGGCTTGTATTCGGGAGTCATGCCCGGCTTTACCCAAAAGGCCACCGCGCTGGTCCTGGCGCTCATGCTGCGAGTCAATCTTCCGGCGGCGATGGTGGTGTCGCTATACAGCAATCCATTGACCGTGCTGCCGCTTTACTACCTGGCCTATTGCTATGGAAGATGGTTACTGGGCTCGGATGCCGGGGCTACAATGACGGCGCCTCCGGGGCTTCTCGCGCTGGGTCCTGCCGCCTGGGCCCGGCAAACGCTGGGCTGGCTGATGGAGCTGGGCTGGCCGCTGCTGGTGGGCATGCCGGCGCTGGGCGTCACGTTGGGCGCGGCGGGATATCTGGCGACCCGGGTGCTGTGGCGTTGGGCGGTGGTCAGCGCGTGGAAAAACAGAAAGGCGAAGTGTGGATCTCATTGA
- a CDS encoding NUDIX domain-containing protein, which produces MDLIEKRLATQLVYEGGFIKVNKDRVVLPDGNESSREYILHPGAVAVLAVTSAGELVLERQYRYPAGREFIEIPAGKIDPDEEPEATAKRELLEETGYQADRWTYLGTAHPCIGYSNEKISYYLAQDLMLSERQLDAGEFLEVLTVPLDTAMNMALTGEICDSKSIVGLHWLSAYLSGRMRGVEI; this is translated from the coding sequence GTGGATCTCATTGAAAAGCGGTTGGCGACGCAACTGGTCTATGAAGGCGGTTTCATCAAGGTGAACAAGGACAGGGTAGTCTTGCCGGACGGCAACGAATCGTCCCGCGAATACATTCTGCATCCCGGCGCGGTGGCGGTGCTGGCGGTCACGTCTGCAGGCGAACTGGTGCTGGAGCGGCAATACCGCTATCCGGCGGGCCGCGAATTCATTGAAATTCCGGCGGGGAAAATAGACCCGGACGAAGAGCCGGAGGCGACCGCCAAGAGAGAGTTGCTGGAGGAAACCGGTTATCAGGCAGACCGCTGGACATATCTGGGCACGGCTCATCCCTGCATCGGTTACTCCAACGAAAAAATCAGTTATTACCTCGCGCAAGATCTTATGCTTAGCGAAAGGCAGCTGGACGCGGGCGAATTTCTGGAGGTGCTGACCGTGCCCCTGGACACCGCGATGAATATGGCGCTGACCGGCGAGATCTGCGACAGCAAGTCCATCGTCGGCCTGCACTGGCTGAGCGCCTACCTGAGCGGGAGGATGCGGGGTGTCGAGATTTGA
- a CDS encoding PilZ domain-containing protein, with translation MSRFDAYYDRRRGRRVSMGCKARIKSLLSGQTFYGECVDLSVDGMALRSAFVPQYGERLNVIVLVPGVGAASGKPFEAEVEVKRCNEVQRGLIYEIGVRIVQRKS, from the coding sequence GTGTCGAGATTTGACGCGTATTACGATCGGCGGCGGGGCCGCAGGGTCAGCATGGGGTGCAAGGCCCGCATCAAGTCGCTGTTGAGCGGGCAGACCTTTTACGGGGAGTGCGTGGATCTGTCCGTGGATGGCATGGCGCTTCGCTCGGCCTTTGTGCCGCAGTATGGCGAGCGTCTGAATGTGATCGTGCTGGTGCCTGGCGTAGGCGCCGCCTCAGGGAAGCCGTTCGAGGCGGAGGTGGAGGTCAAGCGCTGCAATGAAGTGCAGCGCGGTTTGATATATGAAATCGGCGTCCGAATCGTGCAGCGGAAAAGTTGA
- a CDS encoding PrkA family serine protein kinase — protein MHPDIFSHYAVRYDKTREEEYTIQEYLELCKKDPGAYATAAERMLTAIGEPELVDTRHDSRLSRIFSNKVIKVYPAFRDFYGTEEVIEQVVAYFRHAAQGLEEKKQILYLLGPVGGGKSSIAEKLKELMELVPFYCLKGSPVNESPLSLFNYEEDGAILEEQFGIPRRYLKSIPSPWAVKRLHEFNGDIGQFRVVKRYPSVLRQVAVAKTEPGDENNQDISSLVGKVDIRKLEKYAQDDPDAYSYSGGLCLANQGLLEFVEMFKAPIKVLHPLLTATQEGNFKGTEGFGAIPFDGIILAHSNESEWKQFRNNKNNEAFLDRIYIVKVPYCLRVAEEIKIYDKLIRNSSLGKAPCAPGTLKMMAQFAVLSRLKEPENSSLYSKMQVYDGDNLKDTDPKAKSLQEYRDYAGVDEGMAGLSTRFAYKILSKVFNFDHSEVAANPVHLLYVIEQQVEREQFPAETEQKYLTFLKEYLAPKYVEFIGKEIQTAYLESYSEYGQNIFDRYVTFADYWIQDQEYRDQDTGEIFDRTSLNAELEKIEKPAGISNPKDFRNEIVNFVLRARANNGGKNPTWTSYEKLRTVIEKKMFSNTEELLPVISFNAKASAEDAKKHEDFVNRMVEKGYTAKQVRLLCEWYLRVRKSS, from the coding sequence ATGCACCCGGATATCTTCAGTCACTACGCAGTGCGATACGACAAGACCCGCGAGGAGGAGTACACGATCCAGGAGTATCTGGAGCTGTGCAAGAAAGATCCGGGTGCCTATGCCACCGCGGCTGAGCGCATGCTGACCGCCATCGGCGAGCCGGAGCTGGTGGATACCCGCCACGACTCGCGCCTGTCCCGCATTTTCTCCAACAAAGTCATCAAGGTTTACCCGGCGTTCCGCGATTTTTACGGCACCGAGGAGGTGATCGAGCAGGTGGTTGCCTATTTCCGCCATGCGGCTCAAGGGCTGGAAGAGAAGAAACAAATCCTCTATCTGCTGGGGCCTGTGGGCGGCGGCAAGTCGTCCATCGCGGAGAAATTGAAGGAGTTGATGGAGCTGGTTCCGTTCTATTGCCTGAAGGGCAGCCCGGTCAACGAGTCTCCGCTGTCCTTGTTCAACTACGAGGAGGATGGCGCCATTCTGGAGGAGCAGTTCGGCATTCCGCGACGCTACTTGAAGTCCATTCCCAGCCCTTGGGCGGTGAAGCGGCTGCATGAATTCAATGGCGACATAGGCCAGTTCCGAGTGGTCAAGCGTTATCCGTCGGTGCTCAGGCAAGTGGCGGTGGCAAAGACCGAGCCGGGCGACGAAAACAATCAGGACATCAGTTCGCTGGTGGGCAAGGTGGACATTCGCAAGCTGGAAAAGTACGCGCAAGACGATCCGGACGCGTACAGCTATTCCGGCGGTCTGTGCCTGGCCAATCAGGGCCTGCTTGAGTTCGTGGAAATGTTCAAGGCTCCGATCAAGGTGTTGCACCCGCTGCTGACCGCCACCCAGGAAGGCAACTTCAAGGGCACCGAGGGTTTCGGCGCGATTCCCTTTGACGGCATCATCCTGGCCCACTCCAACGAGAGCGAGTGGAAGCAGTTTCGCAACAACAAGAACAACGAGGCCTTCCTCGACCGGATTTACATCGTCAAGGTGCCGTACTGCCTGCGCGTGGCCGAGGAAATCAAGATTTACGACAAGCTGATCCGCAACTCCTCGCTGGGCAAGGCCCCGTGCGCGCCGGGCACGCTGAAGATGATGGCTCAATTCGCGGTGCTGTCGCGGCTGAAGGAGCCAGAAAATTCCAGTTTGTACAGCAAGATGCAGGTGTACGACGGCGACAATCTGAAGGATACCGATCCCAAGGCTAAGTCGTTGCAGGAATACCGCGACTACGCAGGCGTCGACGAAGGCATGGCAGGACTGTCCACCCGCTTCGCCTACAAGATCCTGTCCAAGGTGTTCAATTTCGATCACAGCGAGGTTGCGGCCAACCCGGTGCATCTGCTGTACGTAATCGAGCAGCAGGTGGAGCGCGAGCAGTTCCCGGCGGAAACAGAACAGAAATACCTGACTTTCCTGAAGGAGTATCTGGCACCGAAATACGTTGAATTCATCGGCAAGGAAATCCAGACCGCTTATCTGGAAAGTTATTCCGAATATGGCCAGAACATTTTCGATCGTTACGTCACTTTCGCCGATTATTGGATCCAGGATCAGGAGTATCGCGATCAGGATACTGGCGAAATATTCGATCGCACTTCGTTGAATGCCGAGCTGGAAAAGATTGAGAAACCCGCGGGGATTTCCAATCCCAAGGATTTCCGCAACGAGATCGTCAACTTCGTGTTGCGGGCCCGGGCTAACAACGGCGGCAAGAATCCGACCTGGACCAGCTACGAGAAGCTGCGCACGGTGATAGAGAAGAAGATGTTCTCCAACACCGAAGAACTGCTGCCGGTGATCTCCTTCAACGCCAAGGCCAGCGCCGAGGATGCCAAGAAGCATGAAGACTTTGTCAACCGCATGGTGGAGAAGGGATATACCGCCAAGCAGGTGCGACTGCTGTGCGAATGGTATCTGCGAGTGCGCAAGTCCTCATAA
- a CDS encoding YeaH/YhbH family protein: MSHIIDRRLNGKNKSAVNRERFLRRFKAQIKEAVSKAIKGRSITDIESGEKVSIPVKDISEPNFHHGKGGVWENVHPGNEEFIKGDRIPRPQGGGGGGGSKASQDGEGEDDFVFQLSREEFMNVFFDDLALPNLVKTQLMGIEELKTVRAGYTNDGTPTNINIVRSLRGALARRVAMSAPTLSSIDEAEEELDTLIESDDDNAREVREKRQRIHQMKERLASIPWIDPFDLRYNNRVKQPKPTSQAVMFCIMDVSGSMDEQKKDMAKRFFILLYMFLQRNYEKIEVVFIRHHTSAVEVNEQDFFHSRESGGTVVSSALNLMSDIVRKRYASSEWNIYAAQASDGDNWDSDSANCGRILEESLLPYCQYFAYIEITEGEPQNLWYEYLKVKAQCPQFAMQKIRSASDIYPVFRELFKRQPANGRVSA, translated from the coding sequence ATGTCCCACATCATAGACAGACGCCTCAACGGCAAGAATAAGTCGGCGGTCAATCGCGAACGCTTTCTTCGCCGTTTCAAGGCGCAAATCAAGGAAGCCGTCTCCAAGGCGATCAAGGGACGGAGCATCACCGATATCGAAAGCGGGGAAAAGGTTTCCATTCCGGTGAAGGACATTTCCGAACCCAACTTCCATCACGGCAAGGGCGGGGTATGGGAGAACGTTCATCCCGGCAACGAGGAGTTCATCAAGGGCGACCGCATCCCCCGGCCTCAAGGGGGCGGGGGCGGGGGCGGCAGCAAGGCCAGCCAGGACGGAGAAGGCGAAGACGACTTCGTGTTCCAGCTGTCGCGCGAGGAGTTCATGAACGTGTTCTTCGACGATCTGGCTCTGCCTAACTTGGTCAAAACCCAGTTGATGGGAATCGAGGAACTGAAAACGGTGCGCGCGGGCTATACCAACGACGGCACGCCGACCAACATCAACATCGTGCGTTCGCTGCGCGGGGCGCTGGCCCGTCGGGTGGCGATGTCCGCGCCGACGCTCAGCAGCATCGACGAGGCCGAGGAAGAGCTCGACACGTTGATCGAGTCGGACGACGACAATGCGCGCGAAGTGCGGGAGAAGCGACAACGAATCCACCAGATGAAGGAGCGGCTGGCCAGCATTCCGTGGATAGACCCGTTCGACCTGCGCTACAACAATCGCGTCAAGCAGCCCAAGCCGACCAGCCAAGCGGTGATGTTCTGCATCATGGACGTGTCCGGCTCGATGGACGAGCAGAAGAAAGACATGGCCAAGCGATTCTTCATCCTGCTGTACATGTTTTTGCAGCGCAATTATGAAAAAATCGAGGTGGTGTTCATCCGCCACCATACCAGCGCGGTGGAGGTCAACGAGCAGGACTTCTTCCACTCTCGCGAAAGCGGCGGCACCGTGGTGTCGTCGGCCCTTAACCTGATGAGCGATATCGTCCGCAAGCGCTACGCCAGCAGCGAGTGGAACATCTATGCCGCCCAGGCGTCGGATGGCGACAACTGGGACAGCGATTCCGCCAACTGCGGCCGCATTCTGGAGGAGAGCCTGCTGCCGTATTGCCAGTATTTCGCCTACATCGAAATCACCGAGGGTGAGCCGCAGAACCTGTGGTACGAGTACCTGAAGGTCAAGGCTCAATGTCCGCAGTTCGCGATGCAGAAAATACGCTCCGCTTCGGATATCTATCCGGTTTTCCGCGAACTGTTCAAGCGCCAGCCGGCGAATGGGAGGGTGTCGGCATGA